The DNA region CACCGTGGGATATGACCGTTGTTGCCGGAGATGTGGTTAATCCGAATAATGAATTCTGGTGGTCTCCGCAGTTCCGCCGGGAACTTGGGTTTACAGATGAGAAGGACTTTCCAAATGTATTTAGCAGTTGGAGCAGCCGTCTTCACCCGGAGGACCATGACCGGACCATCAATGAATTTGCCAAACACATGAATGATTACAGTGGACGAACACCGTATGATCTGGATTACCGTCTTCAGCGTAAAAATGGGGAGTATCGCTGGTATCATGCAGGCGGTGAGACAGTTCGGGATAGTAACGGAGTACCACTCCGAGTAGCGGGAACCATTCGTGATGTGACACATGAGAAGAATAAGGAACAGATCGTTGAAGCGATGAATCAAAAAACGAAACTTTTATCCGAATCCATCGGTGAGATGGTGCGTGGAATCAACTCGATTACGGATCAGGCCCAGGAACTGGTTACTGCGCAAGAGTTATCGGCGGATGCAGCCATCCAGGTGAAGAGCAGTGCGGATGATACCAAAAATATTACAGCGTTTATTCGGGAAATTGCCAGCCAAACCAATCTGCTTGGTCTAAATGCAGCGATCGAAGCAGCCAGAGCAGGCGAACTTGGCCTTGGTTTTGGTGTTGTTGCCGGAGAGGTGCGGAAGTTGGCTGACCATAGCTCGCAGGCTACCGTCAATATCGAAGATAGCATGCAGGCTATGAAGACGTTCATTGATCAGATTCTGGATCATATTGGAAACATGTCTACACTGACGCAGAGTCAGGCTGCCCTAACACAGCAGGTAAACGCCTCGATGGATGAGATCAATATGATGGCACAGGATCTGGTGAACTATTCACGGAATATGTAATACGTAAAAAATCCACCGAGACGTATTTCTGCTCTCGGTGGATTTTTGTATGTTCAACTATATAACCGAACTTCCATAAGTTGAATTTATACTTGTTGAACTTTGATCAAGTTGGTGTTACCGGATTGACCAATCGGTACGCCAGCGGACAAGACGATGATGTCCCCTTTTTCGATATAACCGGTTTTGATGGCATTGCGTGTAGCAGATTCGAACATTTC from Paenibacillus sp. JNUCC-31 includes:
- a CDS encoding methyl-accepting chemotaxis protein encodes the protein MFRKSTPKMKPAPAGSLQQLLEYSRKLVEDAEQGIYTTLLESTDDLQEAGEIAHNINKAVHILKQQNEAAEMRLNMLNQALNFGLWESEIVAGDPLDGNNIIAFSKEFRQMLGFSNTKDYPDVFASWAKSIYPDDRTQLVQEITKNVNESEKAAYNVTSRMITKSGEVRWFRCLGQVIRNDNGVPIKLLGIMFDIHDEKSKSDELEALVTRYDLVNRALVEAPWDMTVVAGDVVNPNNEFWWSPQFRRELGFTDEKDFPNVFSSWSSRLHPEDHDRTINEFAKHMNDYSGRTPYDLDYRLQRKNGEYRWYHAGGETVRDSNGVPLRVAGTIRDVTHEKNKEQIVEAMNQKTKLLSESIGEMVRGINSITDQAQELVTAQELSADAAIQVKSSADDTKNITAFIREIASQTNLLGLNAAIEAARAGELGLGFGVVAGEVRKLADHSSQATVNIEDSMQAMKTFIDQILDHIGNMSTLTQSQAALTQQVNASMDEINMMAQDLVNYSRNM